One region of Intestinimonas massiliensis (ex Afouda et al. 2020) genomic DNA includes:
- a CDS encoding homocysteine S-methyltransferase family protein, whose amino-acid sequence MDFRTLLNAPGFVRLDGAMGTMLQRKGLPVGMAPELAGLEHPDWLLEIHRAYLAAGAQVATANTFGASALKLAGTGCTPEAVIAANVSLARQAVGDRALVALDIGPLGQLLEPTGTLRFDDAYDCFAQMVRAGAKAGADLVLLETMTDLYEVKAALLAVKENSSLPVICTMTFEDNRRTFLGCDLPSMALTLEGLGADAIGVNCSLGPREFPALLEELARWTSLPLVAQPNAGLPDPGGKGYDITPEEFADSMADLARLGVKCLGGCCGTDPAYIALTGKRLDKLTYRRSLPQVPAAVCSGTRTVSVDRVRIIGERINPTGKKRFKEALLREDMDYILDQALQQTGAGADLLDVNVGLPEIDEPAMMVRTVKALQGVTDAPLQLDSSDRQALEAGLRAYNGKPIVNSVNGDDQVLDALLPLVKKYGAAVVGLTLDRDGIPKTAEERLAVARHILDKALTYGIRREDVYIDCLTLTVSAEPQAAAETLKAVALVKEKLGLKTVLGVSNISFGLPGRPLINQNFLTMAMTHGLDLPILNPNVEAMTAAVRCYHLLTNQDADAKAFITAYGGTPAAPSPAPAAGRSLADTVIHGLKGEAHAAARALLETTAPMEVVNGVLIPALDKVGADFEAGRIFLPQLIQAAGAAQAAFEVVRERLSSDSGGETASRGTIVLATVQGDIHDIGKNIVKVLLENYGYTVVDLGRDVDPAAVAEAVRRHEAPLVGLSALMTTTLGSMEKTITLLHEEGLSCRVMVGGAVLTPDYARKMGADFYSGDAKESVDIAKRIFG is encoded by the coding sequence GTGGACTTTCGAACGCTCTTGAACGCGCCCGGCTTTGTCCGTCTGGACGGAGCCATGGGCACCATGCTCCAGCGCAAGGGACTGCCGGTGGGCATGGCCCCCGAGCTGGCCGGCCTGGAGCATCCGGACTGGCTGCTGGAAATCCACCGGGCGTATCTGGCCGCCGGAGCTCAGGTCGCCACTGCCAATACCTTTGGGGCCAGCGCCCTTAAGCTGGCGGGCACCGGCTGCACGCCTGAGGCAGTCATCGCCGCCAATGTGAGTCTGGCCCGGCAGGCCGTAGGAGACCGCGCCCTGGTGGCTCTGGACATCGGCCCGTTGGGCCAGCTTCTGGAGCCTACCGGCACCCTGCGCTTTGACGATGCCTACGACTGCTTCGCTCAGATGGTCCGGGCCGGCGCCAAAGCCGGCGCCGACCTGGTGCTGCTGGAGACCATGACCGACCTCTATGAGGTCAAGGCCGCCCTTCTGGCTGTAAAGGAAAATTCCAGTCTCCCAGTGATCTGTACCATGACCTTTGAGGACAACCGGCGCACCTTCCTGGGCTGCGATCTTCCCTCCATGGCCCTGACCCTGGAGGGCCTGGGAGCCGACGCCATCGGTGTCAACTGCTCTCTGGGGCCCCGGGAGTTTCCGGCGCTGCTGGAGGAGCTGGCCCGCTGGACCTCGCTGCCCCTGGTGGCCCAGCCCAACGCCGGGCTCCCCGACCCCGGCGGCAAGGGATATGACATTACACCGGAAGAGTTTGCAGACAGCATGGCTGACCTGGCCCGGCTGGGGGTCAAGTGCCTGGGCGGATGCTGCGGCACCGATCCCGCCTATATCGCCCTGACGGGGAAACGGCTGGATAAGCTCACCTACCGGCGTTCCCTCCCCCAGGTCCCCGCGGCGGTGTGCAGCGGCACCCGGACGGTGTCCGTGGACCGGGTCCGCATTATCGGCGAGCGCATCAACCCCACCGGGAAAAAGCGCTTCAAGGAGGCCTTGCTCCGGGAGGACATGGATTACATCCTGGACCAGGCCCTGCAGCAAACCGGGGCGGGGGCCGACCTTCTGGACGTCAATGTGGGCCTGCCTGAGATCGACGAGCCCGCCATGATGGTGCGGACGGTCAAGGCCCTCCAGGGAGTCACGGACGCCCCCCTCCAGTTGGATTCCTCCGACCGGCAGGCTCTGGAAGCCGGTCTGCGCGCTTACAACGGCAAACCCATCGTCAACTCGGTGAACGGAGACGACCAGGTGCTGGATGCCCTACTCCCCCTGGTGAAAAAATATGGCGCGGCGGTGGTGGGCCTCACGCTGGACCGGGACGGCATCCCCAAAACCGCGGAAGAGCGCCTCGCGGTGGCCCGGCATATCCTGGACAAGGCCCTCACCTACGGCATCCGGCGGGAGGACGTCTACATCGACTGCCTGACCCTTACCGTCTCCGCCGAGCCCCAGGCCGCCGCCGAGACGCTGAAGGCGGTGGCGCTGGTCAAGGAGAAGCTGGGACTTAAGACCGTACTGGGGGTGTCCAACATCTCCTTCGGACTGCCCGGCCGACCCCTGATTAACCAGAATTTTCTCACCATGGCCATGACCCACGGACTGGACCTGCCCATCCTCAATCCCAATGTGGAGGCTATGACCGCCGCCGTGCGCTGCTATCACCTGCTGACTAATCAGGACGCCGACGCCAAAGCATTTATCACCGCCTATGGCGGGACCCCAGCCGCGCCCTCTCCCGCCCCGGCTGCCGGACGCAGCCTGGCGGACACCGTCATTCACGGTCTGAAGGGCGAGGCTCACGCCGCCGCCCGGGCCCTGCTGGAGACGACGGCCCCCATGGAGGTGGTCAACGGCGTGCTGATCCCTGCCCTGGACAAGGTGGGGGCTGATTTCGAGGCGGGCCGTATCTTCCTTCCTCAGCTCATTCAAGCCGCGGGAGCCGCGCAGGCCGCCTTTGAGGTGGTGCGGGAGCGCCTATCCTCCGACAGCGGCGGCGAGACCGCCAGCCGCGGCACCATCGTGCTGGCCACCGTCCAGGGGGACATCCACGATATCGGCAAAAACATCGTCAAGGTACTGCTGGAAAACTACGGCTACACCGTGGTGGACCTGGGCCGGGACGTGGACCCTGCCGCCGTGGCAGAAGCCGTCCGGCGGCATGAGGCGCCGCTGGTGGGGCTGTCCGCCCTCATGACCACCACCCTGGGCAGCATGGAAAAGACCATTACCCTTCTCCATGAGGAGGGGCTCTCCTGCCGGGTGATGGTGGGAGGCGCCGTTCTGACCCCGGACTACGCCCGGAAAATGGGCGCCGACTTCTATTCCGGCGACGCCAAGGAAAGCGTGGACATCGCCAAGCGCATTTTCGGATAA
- a CDS encoding FMN-binding protein, with translation MKELLRPIAAIALSALVLLGAAAALRPAAERNRAAEREAMMARLLPGGSGFVPEEYTGKDENIRAVYGADAGYVIETVTAGYAGDVTLLVGVGKDGGVTGVVVRDLHETYGLGREALTDTAFLGQFLGTAGEASVGKDIEALTGATVTSKAIAKGVNSAAAFVTGADVSSSATEWGDW, from the coding sequence ATGAAAGAGCTTTTACGACCGATAGCCGCCATTGCCCTCTCGGCACTGGTGCTGCTTGGGGCCGCCGCCGCCCTGCGCCCGGCGGCGGAGCGGAACCGGGCGGCCGAGCGGGAGGCCATGATGGCCCGCCTTCTGCCCGGCGGCTCCGGCTTTGTCCCGGAGGAATACACCGGAAAGGACGAGAACATCCGGGCCGTCTATGGGGCGGATGCGGGCTATGTGATTGAGACCGTCACCGCCGGCTATGCGGGGGACGTGACGCTCCTGGTGGGCGTGGGCAAGGACGGCGGCGTGACCGGCGTAGTGGTCCGGGACCTGCATGAGACCTATGGCCTGGGCCGGGAGGCCCTGACCGACACCGCCTTCCTGGGCCAGTTCCTGGGCACGGCGGGGGAGGCGTCGGTGGGGAAGGACATCGAAGCCCTCACCGGGGCCACGGTGACCTCCAAGGCCATCGCCAAGGGGGTCAACTCGGCGGCGGCCTTCGTCACCGGGGCGGATGTGTCCTCCAGCGCGACGGAATGGGGGGATTGGTAA
- a CDS encoding ABC transporter ATP-binding protein, translating to MATVTLKNVKKIYDNKVTAVHDFNLEIADKEFIVLVGPSGCGKSTTLRMVAGLEEISEGDLFIGEKRMNDVEPKDRDIAMVFQSYALYPHMTVYENMAFALKLRKLPKEEIDKKVREAAEILDITSYLDRKPKALSGGQRQRVAIGRAIVRNPQVFLMDEPLSNLDAKLRNQMRAEIIKLRQRIDTTFIYVTHDQTEAMTLGDRIVIMKDGYIMQIGTPQEVFEHPANIFVAGFIGSPQMNFFDARLQKTGAGYQAAVAGAVMPLSDRIQQRLAEKGYGDQDVILGIRPEHIAFALTPGEHFVAAKVDVSEMMGSEIHLHVTTQDSKDVVLRVPTTELSEELRGGLGYGTPIYFTFREDLVHLFDPKSEENLL from the coding sequence ATGGCAACTGTGACCCTGAAGAACGTAAAAAAGATTTACGACAACAAGGTGACGGCGGTTCACGACTTCAATCTGGAGATCGCGGACAAGGAATTCATCGTGCTGGTAGGCCCCTCGGGATGCGGCAAATCCACCACGCTGCGGATGGTGGCCGGTCTGGAGGAGATCAGCGAGGGCGACCTGTTCATCGGTGAAAAGCGGATGAACGACGTGGAGCCCAAGGACCGGGATATCGCCATGGTCTTCCAGAGCTATGCCCTGTATCCCCACATGACCGTGTACGAAAACATGGCTTTCGCCCTGAAGCTGCGCAAGCTGCCCAAGGAGGAGATCGACAAAAAGGTTCGGGAGGCCGCCGAGATCCTGGACATCACCAGCTATCTGGACCGCAAGCCAAAGGCCCTGTCCGGCGGCCAGCGGCAGCGGGTGGCCATCGGTCGGGCCATCGTCCGCAACCCCCAGGTGTTCCTCATGGACGAGCCCCTGTCCAACCTGGACGCCAAGCTGCGCAACCAGATGCGGGCCGAGATCATCAAGCTCCGCCAGCGCATCGACACCACCTTCATCTATGTCACCCATGACCAGACCGAGGCCATGACGCTGGGTGACCGCATCGTCATCATGAAGGACGGCTACATCATGCAGATCGGCACGCCCCAGGAGGTGTTTGAGCACCCGGCCAACATCTTTGTGGCGGGCTTCATCGGCTCTCCCCAGATGAACTTTTTTGACGCCCGGCTCCAAAAGACCGGCGCGGGCTACCAGGCGGCTGTGGCCGGGGCGGTGATGCCGCTGTCGGACCGAATCCAGCAGAGGCTGGCAGAAAAGGGGTACGGCGACCAGGACGTGATTCTGGGCATCCGTCCGGAGCACATTGCCTTTGCCCTGACGCCGGGGGAGCACTTTGTAGCCGCCAAGGTGGACGTGTCCGAGATGATGGGCAGCGAGATTCACCTCCACGTCACCACCCAGGACAGCAAAGACGTGGTCCTGCGGGTCCCCACCACCGAGCTGTCTGAGGAGCTCCGGGGCGGACTGGGCTATGGGACGCCCATCTATTTCACATTCCGGGAGGACCTGGTCCATCTCTTCGACCCGAAGAGCGAGGAGAATCTGCTGTAA
- the nagB gene encoding glucosamine-6-phosphate deaminase, which yields MRIYQSEDYQAMSRRAANILSAHVILKPDCVLGLATGSTPIGAYQQLIEWYRKGDLSFAETRTVNLDEYCGLAPTHEQSYRRFMQTNFFDHIDVRPENTHVPNGLAEDPEAECARYNRVIQKLGGIDLQLLGMGHNGHIGFNEPGHTFELETHAVDLSQTTIDANARFFASREDVPRRALTMGIKNIMQARRILVVVSGEDKAEIVCRAFRGPVTPQVPASILQLHPDVTLVGDRAALHALVEAGETVCG from the coding sequence ATGCGGATCTACCAGTCGGAGGATTATCAGGCGATGAGCCGCCGAGCGGCCAATATTCTCTCCGCCCATGTGATTTTGAAGCCGGACTGTGTCCTGGGGCTTGCCACCGGGTCCACCCCCATTGGAGCCTACCAGCAGCTCATCGAATGGTACCGCAAGGGCGACCTCAGCTTTGCCGAGACCCGGACGGTCAATCTGGACGAATATTGCGGCCTGGCCCCCACTCATGAGCAGAGCTACCGCCGTTTCATGCAGACGAATTTCTTCGACCACATTGACGTCCGGCCGGAGAACACCCATGTGCCCAACGGCCTGGCGGAGGACCCGGAGGCCGAATGCGCCCGGTACAACCGGGTCATCCAGAAGCTGGGGGGCATCGACCTGCAGCTTCTGGGCATGGGGCACAACGGGCATATCGGTTTCAACGAGCCGGGCCACACCTTTGAGCTGGAGACCCATGCGGTGGACCTGTCCCAGACCACCATCGATGCCAACGCCCGGTTCTTTGCCTCCCGGGAGGACGTGCCGCGGCGGGCGCTGACCATGGGCATCAAGAACATCATGCAGGCCCGGCGCATTTTGGTGGTGGTCAGCGGGGAGGACAAGGCGGAGATCGTGTGCCGGGCCTTCCGGGGGCCAGTGACCCCTCAGGTGCCCGCCTCAATCCTCCAGCTCCATCCCGACGTGACGCTGGTGGGGGATCGGGCGGCGCTCCACGCGCTGGTAGAAGCCGGGGAAACGGTATGCGGATAA